A genomic window from Nicotiana sylvestris chromosome 11, ASM39365v2, whole genome shotgun sequence includes:
- the LOC138880778 gene encoding MAR-binding filament-like protein 1, producing MAAPPNFEEGQSTYRPPKFNGQYYGWWKTRMHDFMMAEDSELWDIICDGPYVSMKKLEETGPLVSKGRREYNNIDRKAVEKNYRAKKILMCGIGPNECNRTYEMKRKKDSERREPKKEKNLVLKAESSDSSDKDSDMAYLTKRFQKMEQYKQNPDKAGKRNLVLNKRFNRKSTADNIVKHVLAAWGDSLSESERESDAENSSMMAVETKATKYDSLSVLMAQSDDDDEEEDEDDEVNFRDAQRNLKPYSSKKLRSLSNVLIDAYYSLVNDKEILTVELGEAEQSRDNLVVCVMDLNETIANLEQEKEALNERITSVENERDDLIVVVVDLKETIEGLTNEKHTLEEKVASTEEERDDLLVICTDLEETVEGLNREYRNVSLGKGKEVASESHIMLEKELTVVKTSVCSKLERNQQLQVELEKVRNDLEKSLK from the exons aTGGCTGCAccaccaaactttgaagaaggacaatcaacctatagacctcccaaattcaatggtcaatactatGGCTGGTGGAAGACCCGGATGCATGATTTTATGATGGCAGAAGATTCAGAGTTGtgggacatcatttgtgatggtccatATGTTTCCATGAAGAAACTTGAAGAAACAGGACCATTGGTATCAAAAGGGAGAAGAGAGTACAACAACATTGATAGAAAAgctgtagaaaagaactatcgtgccaagaaaatcttaATGTGTGGTATAGGACCTAATGAGTGCAATAGA acatacgagatgaaaagaaagaaagacagtgaaagaagagagcccaaaaaggaaaagaatctgGTACTTAAGGCTGAAAGCAGCGATTCAAGTGATAaagatagtgacatggcctatcttactaagagatttcaaaagatg GAGCAATACAAGCAAAATCCTGacaaagcaggaaaaaggaacctggttctaAATAAAAGGTTCAATCGAAAAAGTACTGCAGACAATATTGTTAAGCATGttcttgctgcttggggagactccttGAGTGAATCCGAAAGGGAATCAGATGCAGaaaatagttccatgatggcagtggaaactaAAGCAACAAAGTACGATTCACTGTCCGTGCTGATGGCACagtcagatgatgatgatgaagaagaagatgaagacgatgaggtaaacttcagggatgctCAGAGAAATCTGAAACCCTACTCTTCTAAGAAGCTAAGGTCTTTATCTAATGTCCTAATTGATGCCTATTATAGCCTTGTAAATGATAAAGAGATCCTAACTGTAGAACTAGGAGAGGCCGAACAATCTAGAGATAATCTAGTGGTCTGTGTAATGGActtaaatgagaccatagctaatcttgaacaAGAGAAGGAAGCCTTGAATGAAAGAATAACTAGTGTGGAAAATGAGAGAGACGATCTGatagtagtagttgttgatctaaaagaaacaatagaaggtctTACCAATGAGAAACACACCTTAGAAGAAAAAGTTGCATCTACTGAAGAGGAAAGGGATGACCTATTAGTAATATGCACTGATCTAGAGGAAACCGTTGAGGGACTAAATAGAGAATATAGGAATGTAagtcttgggaaagggaaggaagtagccAGTGAGTCACACATCATGCTTGAAAAGGAGTTAACTGTTGTAAAAACCAGTGTCTGCAGTAAACTCGAGAGGAATCAGCAACTCCAAGTTGAgttggagaaagtaagaaatgatcttgagaaatccCTGAAGTGA